A stretch of the Notamacropus eugenii isolate mMacEug1 chromosome 2, mMacEug1.pri_v2, whole genome shotgun sequence genome encodes the following:
- the GJA8 gene encoding gap junction alpha-8 protein: MGDWSFLGNILEEVNEHSTVIGRVWLTVLFIFRILILGTAAEFVWGDEQSDFVCNTQQPGCENVCYDEAFPISHIRLWVLQIIFVSTPSLVYVGHAVHYVRMEEKRKEREAEEMCQQSGGNGERLPLALDQGSTKKSSNSTKGTKKFRLEGTLLRTYICHIIFKTLFEVGFIVGHYFLYGFRILPLYQCSRWPCPNVVDCFVSRPTEKTIFILFMLSVASVSLFLNIMEISHLGMKRIRSAFNRPAEQPLGEIPEKSLHSIAVSSIQKAKGYQLLEEEKIVSHYFPLTEVGVVETRPLATTPFSRFEEKIGTGPLGDLSRAYTETLPSYAQVGEQEVEAEHEEEEAEAPPEEEEKRQEPEAVTPEVPDAVVGQEEEKEKEGTPVERKAGDKQELPVEKAPLCPELAADDTRPLSRLSKASSRARSDDLTV, translated from the coding sequence ATGGGTGATTGGAGTTTCTTGGGGAACATCTTAGAGGAGGTGAATGAACACTCCACGGTCATCGGCAGGGTGTGGCTCACTGTCCTCTTCATCTTCCGGATCCTCATCCTGGGCACAGCTGCAGAATTTGTGTGGGGAGACGAACAGTCAGACTTCGTATGTAACACCCAACAACCAGGTTGTGAGAATGTCTGCTACGACGAGGCTTTCCCCATCTCCCACATCCGTCTCTGGGTCTTACAGATCATCTTCGTCTCTACTCCATCTCTAGTGTACGTGGGCCATGCTGTGCACTATGTCCGTATGGAAGAAAAGCGGAAGGAGAGGGAAGCTGAGGAGATGTGCCAGCAGTCTGGGGGCAATGGTGAGAGGCTGCCATTGGCCCTGGATCAAGGAAGTACCAAGAAGAGCAGCAACAGTACCAAGGGCACCAAAAAGTTCCGGCTGGAAGGGACCCTCTTGAGGACCTACATCTGCCACATCATCTTCAAGACTCTCTTTGAGGTAGGCTTCATAGTGGGACATTACTTCTTGTATGGCTTTCGGATCCTGCCGTTGTACCAGTGTAGCCGATGGCCCTGCCCCAATGTGGTGGACTGCTTCGTGTCAAGACCCACTGAGAAGACCATTTTCATCCTTTTCATGCTCTCTGTGGCCTCTGTGTCCCTCTTCCTCAACATCATGGAAATCAGCCACCTGGGCATGAAGAGGATCCGATCTGCTTTCAACAGGCCAGCTGAACAACCCCTGGGGGAGATCCCTGAGAAATCCCTCCACTCCATTGCTGTCTCTTCCATCCAAAAAGCCAAGGGTTACCAGCtcctagaagaagagaaaatcGTATCCCACTATTTTCCCCTGACTGAGGTTGGGGTGGTGGAAACGAGACCTCTTGCTACCACACCTTTCAGTCGTTTTGAAGAGAAGATTGGCACTGGACCTCTGGGAGATCTGTCCCGGGCTTACACAGAAACGCTTCCTTCCTACGCTCAAGTGGGAGAACAGGAAGTGGAAGCCGAGcatgaagaggaggaagcagaggcGCCaccagaagaggaagagaagaggcagGAACCAGAGGCAGTGACCCCAGAGGTGCCAGATGCCGTggtggggcaggaggaggagaaggaaaaggagggcaCCCCAGTGGAAAGGAAGGCAGGGGACAAGCAAGAGCTGCCAGTGGAGAAGGCACCACTGTGCCCAGAGCTGGCAGCAGATGACACCAGACCCCTCAGCCGGCTAAGCAAAGCCAGCAGCCGGGCAAGGTCAGATGATTTGACTGTATGA